The Mugil cephalus isolate CIBA_MC_2020 chromosome 21, CIBA_Mcephalus_1.1, whole genome shotgun sequence genome includes the window GCTGTTGGACAACCTGACCTCTTTCAGTGGGCTTATGCACTGTGTACCaaattgtggttttattgtgtgtgtatttgtgtcttttgtgtcatCTGTATGCTGCACTTAAATTGCCCTTCATGGACAATACAAatttacaatacaatacaatacataaCAAATGAGCAGCTCCAAATTTCAAAAGTCAAGAAGTCAAAGacggtgtaaaataaaaacggtTTAATAGTAAGACCTTCTGGTGACAGTGGTGGTTTCAAACTATACACACAGTGCACGTAAATACCATCGTTAAATCACAAACTACACACAGTCGGTTTAGTCCATAGTCCATCCCTCTCCTAGTCTTACAGAAATAATACATTACACAAGCTgttgtcatcattttttttgcaaaatctttTGAATTAATAGTCCATAAGAAAAACATGctatacattttattataaatgacaaaaaattaCTACAATAgtacaatataatacagtactactgttttgtattttgttttttcaggtcACCAATATGCAGCAGGAGTGATCTCACTCAAGTTCTGAGATTatgcttttaaaaacaaaaacacaaatcatttttttgtaataccACAGTAGGTTGCATATCCTGCAGTTGCTTTAATGTAAGATCAGTGACACCTGAAGAGTTTGCATCTAAATTTATTCTTACTTTACTAAGTGACTTCAAATTTTGGCGGTTGCTGAACGTGACACAAATGTCTTTAGTATTCAGTCTGGATGGATTCTTCCATATGTCTGACACAATAACCTTGCTCAGTGGAGAATGTTCAGTTTTGCTTGATTGTTCCAGAAATTTTAAGAAAGACATTTCAAATCCCATTGGTTTAAACAACGCCAAAGATGTGCTCTGCTCCATCCTTTCTTCCTGCATTACCACAGCAGATGAGGAGTCTGTTTCTTCGTCCCTGCTGTGAACcacatctgtcttttttgtaCGTGCAATTTTCTTGCATTCTACCATTTTTTCTATGAGTTTTCGTGGACGTCCTCGTTTGCGTTTGAGTACCATGGGGCCATCAGAGTCATTATTTGACAATTTGTTGTCAAACAATGCAACAGGGAGTCCTGTGGATGTCCTTCTGCGTAGGACAGGCTTTGAATATCTATATTCCCCTCCTTCCATGCCCAGGTCAGAGGTAATTTCAGGATCTGACAAGTCTGAGGTGTTGTCTGACTTGGAATCATCACTCCTGATTGAATGACACTTCTGCCTTGGGAACTTTTTGCAAAATATGAAGTGACTCCTCTGCTGTTCCAGGTACTTTTCTGGCAAGCCATGTCCCACATAATGTTTCATTATGCTCCGCTCTGACTTCATGACTGACTCGCAAGCTTTGATCATACAGGGGTACTGAAGAGGAAATTTCTTTGTGCACATTGCAGATGCCTCTACTTTGGATTTCAAGGAGGGTTTTCCATATTTAACCCAGTGACTTGACTTTGACTTGCTAAACCTCTTTATGTTACTTTCCCTCAGCAAGATCTCTTTATTGCTCTCAATGTTTTCCTTACCATTACTTGCCTTAGTTATTTGGTAACGTAACGTTTTTGAGTTTGGTTTTGTCTGCTCTTCTTTTATCTGTTGATTTTTTAGTGTACTTTGGTACGTGTCCTGATGCTTTTTCATGACATGTCTAAGCAAGTTTGACCTTGTGGCATACGAACGGTCGCAACCTTCAATTTCACACTTGAATGAACCATTTACTTGTTCAGGCCTGGCTAGTTTGACATCTTTGTGCATTTTCTTGAGATGCCCTATATACGTCCAGATAGCAATGAAAGATTCTGTACAACCTTGGTGGCCACAAGCAAACTTGCCATACTTGATGCCAGACAAGAGATTACCAATATGATCAAGGCTTAATTTATGTAGCTGTAGATAATGCTGAAAGAGAGTGGGAACTTCttggaaaacacaacagcagtcCTTGATTTGGCATCGAAATTCTGAAATGTGAGTAAATTTGAGTTCTTGGGCCTCATCATGGCCCATTATTTCATCCAGTACCTCAGGCTGGCACTGCTCTTTGTTCACCTCCAATGTTGATAAAGCAGACTGATGAACAGCTCTGTAGTGGAGGATCAGATTGTGTTGAACAGTAAAGGCTGCTACACAGCCTTGATGAACACATTGATACGGTCTGTATGGACTAATGACATCACCTGAACTGGATTTATTGGACTGCCTGTTGCAAACAGTTGGTTTGTCAAGCCAGGGAAGCCCTTTAGGTTGTGTGACAGACAAAGCCTGGGTAAGAGTGGCTGACACTTTGGCCGAGTTGGTTCCTACTTGCTGACCCATTACACTCTGAGAGGACAACTTGAGCAAGCTTCTTTGTTGTTCATGCGACGATTGATTTGCTGATATCCTGGCTTGTACTGACTGAAAGTCTGTTGTGGTTGAAGTTTTGGCCGATACTGGTGGAGTTAATGTTTGGGTCTGAGTGGGAGCTACTTGCAAGGAATTTATGACTGTGGAGAAATTGTCTTGAAATGTGTTATATGTTATGTCTGCATTATGACACCGTCCAAATGATTGTGATTGGTAATCAGGAATCACTGCATCCTGGTGCAAATACAGATGTGTTCCACTTTCGGGTGATTTATGAGAAGATATTGTGTGTTGTGCCACTGGAATCTGGTTTTTACCCACGGGCCAGTTTTGAGTAGTAGCAGATGCTGAAGCTTTGGACAGCCTCTGCTTGAAATCTAGATGTGCATTTTCTTCAGCTGGTTTATAAGACCTGTGAACTGACTGATAATGAGTGCGAAGGTTTGAGTTCCGAGTGTATGTCTTGCTACATTCCTGACACTTGAAAGGAGCATACTGGccatacatttttttaacctCATTAACCATGTCTAGTGTGTAGTTATGAGTTTTTGAGAGGTGTTTCCAGAGTGCTTCGCTAGACATGGAACTAAATGTGCAGTTCCCAATCTCACAAGCAAAAGGCTTAATCAAGGTTGACGACACTGACCGTCGTGAATCAGTCTTTGTAGGTCCCATTCGGCTGTTGGTAGTAGTGTTATTCTGTTTCACAGAGGCTGACATCTGCTCAGATATTTCTCTCACTAAGTTAAGCCTTTCAAACGCACTTTGAATTTCTGTCATAAACTGTTCCTGGCTGGCAGACAACTGACAGGGTTCAGGGTCAGGATCATTAGATTCAATGCCTGTGAAGGTACGTGTCTCCTGTTTTGGTGTGTTAGTCTCTCTGAAACAAGTAAAGCTTTGAGTGTTCAGGAGTCTTTCAATTTCACCAGAGGTCTGTGTGGTTATTTTCCAATTTTCCTCAAACTGTCCTTCCCTAGATGAGCCACTCTTGGTATTGTGAGACAATGCACAAGGTTGAGAATTATTGGAAGGACAGCAGatttggccaaaaaaaatgGTATCAAGATCAGAGTTGCCAGAATGACATATGCTCTTTCTGCGTTGAAAGTCGCCTGCCAAAATCTGCTCACGCAACCTCTTTTTAACATCTTGCTCTGTAGTCTTCCTTTGaatctcagtctgtttgtctcttgttGCTAGACTATCAGGTAACAGtgtttttgtcactgtgttAGATTCTATATCTGGTGTCTGAAATGTCTCAAAGTGACATCGCTCACCATGGAAATCCTCAGGGGTCATGTGCTTTGTAGAAACACTGCCAGgaatggaggagggagggtttTCTGTCAGTGTTTGCATAAGAAGTGGTTCAGGGAATTCAGTAAATGTATTGCCAGGCTGAGGTAAACTTGTCATAATATAAGACTTATCCTCTCGCTCTAGCTTAACATTCTCTGTATGCTGTATTACAGAGCTACCTGGCAAATACTCACCTGCTGCAAACAGAGCACAAGGTGTTTGGTCGGACTTATCCACAATGCTTTGTTTAAGAATGTGGTCATTTGACTTATATGCTGTAAAGTTATCTTGTGTATAATTAGGAGAGGGGTAATCTTTTGCAGCAGCTATAACACTTGTTACAGACTGATGAGGCTTCATCTGATGAAACAACTGTGGTTGAGAGGAGCCAACAGTTTGCTCTGATGTAAGAAGATCAAGAAATGATCTTGGCAACTCTGTGTTCAACTCTGACTCTTTGTATGGTTTGCAAATTGGACATTTTGACAAACGGCCTCCAAAGGATTTGGAACTATTAAATTGTCTAAAACACCTACAGCAGGCAAATCTGCCATCCTTAATGATAGCTGGCCATTTGGaccctttgttttttctgcctTGTCTTTGATTTTCAGGATTGTTTTCAGAGATGGCTGGGTCATTCCGAGATTGGTTTTCGCTGCCTTTCTGGCTTGTACAGTTTGGACCAGGAAAATTGGACTGTGCATTATTTGACAtggtgtttgtattttctgGGGTCTTGGAAAGGCAGACTACACTGCTATGCAAATGTGGTTTATATGGTGAGAAGTCATCCACTTCCTTTGCACTATTCCTATAGGAAGAAAGAACAGACAGGGGCCTACTCTCCATAACTAGTGAGTTCAAGGATTCTGCAGGTGTGTTCACTGATGATCCTATCATAGAGCAAGATGGAACAGTGACTGGCAAAGTAGCAAGAGTAGAATTCACTTGTGGCACACTTTGTATCTTAGATGGGTAGACTTGGGAAGGGCCAGAGTTGGGAATTTGTTCTGAAACCTCAGATGGTGCAGTTACTGGATGCCCATCACTTCCTAACTGAGAAATAATACTGGTTTTTACAACATTTGCCATTAAATGTGCACCATTCTGCTTGAAAGCAGATGAGGACAGGATAGGATTAGCTAAGGTACTATAGTTAAAATCTGTACCCATGTTAGTATATGAGGGTGACTGATTAATATCATGCTTCTGGACTCCATGAGTTGGTACTCTGTCAGCCTGCAAGGAGACTGAACTGAGTAGTCCAACAGATGATGTGCTTGGTGTTGGAGCACAGGTTATCTTGATTTTAGTTCGAGCAACTTTCCATTTCTCATAGAAATCTGAGTGAACTGCTCTCATGTGCTTGGTAACACTTCTGTAGGAGCTGTAgtgttttgtacatgtttcaAATACACAATGAAATCGTGTTCTCTGTCCTAGAGACAAACCTGTACCAATGCTATTTGAGGATGTTGCAGAGTTTTCTGGTTTATTCATAGTTAGGAGTTGAGAGCTTACTGTTGAGGGGCATGGTTGTGATATTGCTGGCTCTATGTTCTGTGGCAGTGATACTGTCAAAAGGTTTCCACTGCACAATGGCTCTTGCTCCACTGGTAATGGTAACTTACAGTCAGAGTTGTAACTTAACGCTTGAGTATTTACATTGCTGGGGATGATGTGTGTCTGGTTTAGTAAAACATTACCTAAACGGGCTTCAAACTGAGGTATTGGATGATTCGCCTGAAGTGGTTTCACATAATCAAGAGAATAAGTATCTGAATCCTCTTCGTTTCTGTTAGATTCAGACAAGAGGGAATGAGGAGACAGAATAACAGAATTATTTAAACTGTCTGCCTGACTGGTTGAAAATGACGAACTTTGTAATTTATGTTCAGATCCAGACTGTCCTACAGTTTGAACAGACTCTCGAGGAAATTTCAGTAAGGTCTCAATGGAGACTGATAGCTTTTCCTGAGTTGGATTCACAGAACTTTCAGCATTCCTTTGTTTAAGGAGAGAGTGATTAGAAAGCATTTGTTCAATGAGTGATGAGCTAGACTTCATATCTTGTGAAGATTGCTCAGAAAATGGATTGTTTTCTTCTTGAGTAGCATGCCTTTTCTCATGTAAATCCAGCTGCTGTTGTGAATGAAATACCTTTCCACAGTCTACAACCCTACAAGTGAAAGTTTTATAATGCTGTGCTTCATGGTCATATAGTTTAAAGGCCTCGCTGAAAATTTTCCCACAATCTGGAAACATGCATTTAGctttaaaaacagaatgtgtTTTCTTATGTATGATGAGCTCAGTGTTGGAGAGAAAACTTGCCTTGCAGTTCAACTGTATACAGATGTAAGGCTTTACCCCACAGTGGACCTGTAAATGATCATTAAGATGAGTAACACTAACAAAGTGGCGACGGCAGTACTGGCAAACAACCTTTTTGCTCTGCATTTCAAGGAAAGTCTTTGCTTCTTCATTGTCTCCATGAGCTTTAACATGTGCGataaggtttttaaaaaatttgaaGCTCCTTCTGCATTTTCCAACAGGACACATGTTTTCCTCATTACCTTCTGTTTTAGTCTTAGTTGTTTTAGACTGAGTGTTTTGAATCAACTCGACATTTTGCCCTAAGGAACCACCATTTTTGGAAAGTTCACTGGTGTTGGCCTTTAAAGCTGCAATGACAGGCGCAGCTGTCTTGGGATTAGCCAGTTTCTTGCTTGTTTTCATTGCAGTCAGCCTTTCCTTACTTGACTCTTTGACGTGCAATGTTACATGGGGCATTAATGTGTCTTTTGAGGTAAAAGTTTGAGCACATATGGGGCAAGTATATACCCCACTGCTTAGATGGGTTTGTGCATGGCGTACAATCCTGTGGCCGAGAAACTCTTtgtcacacaacacacagtatTGCATATAGGCCTGCCAGTTCCTGAACCTGGCAGATATGAAGCCCTTTTCCCtcagtttcttcatttctctgtttttctgtctcttgtctgtGATATCTTTAAGGTCATAGGTGCCACTGACTAAGCAGTCCGGCACGTTAATAAATGACTGCCCATTCAGGAAGTCTTCGTCTTCTTCAAGCATCTCAGTATCATTCAGCAAGTCAATGGATGACACTATTGAAGCTTCTTCTCCCATAAGCGCCAAGCAATGTCGCTTTAGCATGTTCCAGTCCCAAAACTCAGGATCAAAGGGCCACTGGGTTTTAAAGACAAGCAGGAGCTCGCAACGTAGAGAATTGGGAATAGGCATATTCTCCTCCTCTAGTTTTTGGTCTGGTTCATTATAAAGAGTCTCTACAGAATAGTATGAATCCACGGTGGGTTCCAGGAGGAACTCTGTTAGCTGACAGGCTCGCTTCACTTCCAGGTCAGTTGGAAGCAAACACGAAATAGTTTtacacactgttgtttttgcatttccatCAGTTGATTCCATTTGTAGAGCCCTTATGCACATTTCAATGCATACTGGCAGGCCAACATCGTCaatctatgaaaaaaaatgttaaataatttaaGGCTGTCAAGCAAGAACATAATTACGAACACACCTGGGAATAATAAGAAACTTTACAATTTGATAAAGCAGAATGGGAAGGCAAAATCACCgtgaagaaaacaaattattattaaaatatagcTACTCATTGTCAGTCAAAATCAACCTTTCATCTACCGAGTATAGATATATTGATACTACAAACATATATTGGAAATGTTACTGACCTCTGATTGAATAACCTTGATGAAAAACAGGATGTGGTACAGAGTTTTTGAAAGCAATGACATCTGGCGGCATCTGTCAAGGAAGGCCAGCTCTGATGGCTCCAATCGCTTCAACAGTTTGCTCCAAAAAAGAGTGAGCTCCCTGATTTAAAGAAATGGAATTCATACTGAATTACTACTTCTGGCTCAAGACTTACTTTTACAACTGGCTGCACTGGTGCGACCAACTTGCATAACCTGGTCAGGTTTTGTCtttggttttgtctttattgtcgtGTAAATTCAGCTTCCAACATTAACAACTTCCACCCAGTTCAAAGTTACCTGCAATCACTATGCTACACTGCATTTGATCCACATATCTCATCACaactttaagcatcatgtcaaCCAGTCGCCAATcatgtgacagtaacaacacaGAGGCCAGGAGGAGATGAATACAATGACATCAAACCAAACTCCAAAAATGGTTGCATTGTTTAGAGCCCTTTACTGACCAGGTTTATAAAACACTATAAAATCCTACACACAATGTCAAAAACACTGGTGTATCAAttgtcatttttgcttttttgtttaattaggACTCAATGGGCCTCATCCATGAACTGCATGTTCATTCTCATTTTCACTGATCACACTTAACTGACGTTCACATACATTTATGGAAAATATGGATGACAAATATGTCTTGGTTTACATCAGTTTAAGACATGACTTCAGGTGGTTCATTGATCAGTGTGGATTTGGTTACCACTGTCAAGAAATGTCACCTGGCTGTGACAGGTCACTGTCAAATGGAATATGAGACTGCATCCCTAAAACAGTTAAAAGTTGTCTGTAGCTTAGTTAGGTCTCGAGCATACTTTTACTCACTGCTGTAATATTTAAACTGCAGTGTTATTTGCAGTATATGGTTCATTGGAGTGCTTACATATGCTAATGGATTGGCAGGTACATACAACTTAAGAACAAACTTGATTTTCCCGCATTGTGGTTAAGAACAGTGGTTGGTCCAATATAGCTATTAAGAATTCCAAATACTTGAACTTATACTTTTTTTCCTAGTATGACACAGATTATGTCTCTTGACATCAGTAACATATTACCTTCACAAGAACATTTATGACAAGATGaataatgtattattcattattaaaataaaaaaaatattcaagtatATGCACAATAATATTTGTTGAAGTATGAAAAACACTTCAGCATGTGTTGATTTGGGGACAAGTGGAATCCaaatattattagttttttccCTGTCAATGGTTATTCTTTTCCTCTCGCTATAAAACAAGGACCTATGTAGAGCAAGAATTAtatggtttgtgttttcttaccaAGCACAGTACATGTCTCCTTGAAGAAGCTGTCGAGTCAGGAAAGCTGAACACAAGCTGAAAGCTGCACTATCTTCTCCATCTGACTCCAGGTTGCAAATCATCTCTAATGCATCACGACAGTCTTCTTTTGAAAGCTGTGTAGACACATGCCATAGATAGAGTAAGCTAAACTCACAGAAAAGACTAAAGTGGGGGCATATACGATTTTATGATTTATAAGTATTCTGTTTTGAACTTCGGAAATGTACAACACATACAACTCCATGTCTTTAGTATGTAGATGTTTTTAATATCAATTGTGTCAATACGGTCGCTTTATGACTTAAACAATGTCATGCAAAGTACTAATAGGTGTGATTACATATTCTATGCATAAGTAAAACTATGCACAAGTCAATATACTCAACTATGCAACTATACTTACCTCATCCATTAGCTGATTCTGTTGTGAGGTGTTACAAAGGCAGACAAGATATATCTGCTTGAAAGGTCCCTGCCCTTGAAAGGCGCGAGATTCAGAACACGTCTTTGCCAACAGTGCAGCCTTTCCCAtctgcttctccttcatcaGCTGCTTCACTCTCATCTCCAGCAGAACCAGCCCCTCCTGCACCAGAAACTCCTCAACTGACACCAATGGCAAAATACAGTAATattttgttaacattttgtaaacagtttgttaatgtttttatttttaaacctttgcATATAGgtttttgaaatgtaaataaattgtgGAAGAGCTTGACAGTTACGCCACCGTGCTGGACCCTACACCACTGTCATTTCCTGAAAAATATGCGGTCGGATAAAATAGTAAACATATATGGACTGAAATATACAGCGAAATGTTaactagtttattttattttaaagtgatgCACGTCTATACACTAAGCTTAAGGGCACCGGCCTATCGATGTTCCGACtaaaaaaaattcagtttttgtgatgtttttaccaatttgtatttgtttgtttgatgtaaTGTGCCACTATATTTTTTAGTTGACTGTTGCGGGTCTTGAACTCCAAGTAACCTGATGGTGTGAAAAAACAGGTTTAGCCTCCTAataacattttcacagtttacaGTGTGATTTACTTTTCTTACAGTTGCTTAACTTGAAATATCTACAAACTACTGACAGTTCTCCTCTTCTGCTGATCTGGCAAACAACATCAGCTCAATGTAAGGCAGTGCTTCTCAAACCTTTTTGGTCATTCACCAAGGGGAATTTTCAAGCCCCACCTGACACAATCGCCCCAACAACAATCCTGATAAagtacacatttttaaatttattgaatAAACACAAAGTAATGTTATACTTcataacaaatcaaaacacCAAATAACACAATTGAAAGTGCACTTGTGCAATCACTTgcttcaaaatcaaatcaaatcatcaaCAAGCATGCATGCTGCATGCCGCGCCACCAGACTCTATACTGGTAAATGTGGATCTCTACTTTTCTGAAGATGAAACAGTGTAGTCTGAAACCAAAACTCTGAAAACCAACCCGAGAATTcaccttgttctgtttgtgGGTTTTCATTGGCCAGAAGCCCTTGCAGGATCCTGTTAGCCCAAATACCATCGTACTGGCACATAGCAGCCAACGGGGACAGCTGAGTGATTCCATTCTCCCGAAGCTTGTTGCAAGCAACCTGTACTCATAAAAAGAAGTTCAAGGCCATCGAGTCAGACAGGCTCTTcactaaacatttaaaattctcAAATACAAAATTAACATATTTCCACACTTCACATCTCAACTCTTTCCTAACAGAGGCATaaacaccaatcaggcacaacacCAGGATGCAATAGACAGTGAGTGaatattttgtcctcaaagttgatatGTCCgctgaaataacaaaaatgggCATGTGAACAACAGAACTAGACTAGAGCGATGGAAGAAGGTGGCCTGATGaataattttttcttttacatgacGTGAATGTATTCCGATTTCTCTTTGTAATACTgttacactttgggttggaaatgctgtaacgaaaagtaatttccccctgggatcaataaagtaattctgattctgaatggCACAGTATGAAGGCAAGTCAGCAAAGGCAATGTAATGCTTGGGgtaatgttctcctgggaaacctTGGATCCTgccatccatgtggatgttactttgacacgtACCACTTACCTAGGCATTGTTTCAAAACAATGTACACCCTGGCTGTAGCCTCTTTCAGCAGAATAATGC containing:
- the znf292b gene encoding zinc finger protein 292b, whose product is MADEEAEQDHSRANSISEKIGKLRQRLQGLHEELSRKVASDSSTQFSSVYCQEFCMTLLEYAGLWKIEEDPWPVVEVHIVALLSYAQASPYLSLQCENVSLVAERLSLSFLELLLSLKEDVPDCLWKQFKSSVQVACNKLRENGITQLSPLAAMCQYDGIWANRILQGLLANENPQTEQVEEFLVQEGLVLLEMRVKQLMKEKQMGKAALLAKTCSESRAFQGQGPFKQIYLVCLCNTSQQNQLMDELSKEDCRDALEMICNLESDGEDSAAFSLCSAFLTRQLLQGDMYCAWELTLFWSKLLKRLEPSELAFLDRCRQMSLLSKTLYHILFFIKVIQSEIDDVGLPVCIEMCIRALQMESTDGNAKTTVCKTISCLLPTDLEVKRACQLTEFLLEPTVDSYYSVETLYNEPDQKLEEENMPIPNSLRCELLLVFKTQWPFDPEFWDWNMLKRHCLALMGEEASIVSSIDLLNDTEMLEEDEDFLNGQSFINVPDCLVSGTYDLKDITDKRQKNREMKKLREKGFISARFRNWQAYMQYCVLCDKEFLGHRIVRHAQTHLSSGVYTCPICAQTFTSKDTLMPHVTLHVKESSKERLTAMKTSKKLANPKTAAPVIAALKANTSELSKNGGSLGQNVELIQNTQSKTTKTKTEGNEENMCPVGKCRRSFKFFKNLIAHVKAHGDNEEAKTFLEMQSKKVVCQYCRRHFVSVTHLNDHLQVHCGVKPYICIQLNCKASFLSNTELIIHKKTHSVFKAKCMFPDCGKIFSEAFKLYDHEAQHYKTFTCRVVDCGKVFHSQQQLDLHEKRHATQEENNPFSEQSSQDMKSSSSLIEQMLSNHSLLKQRNAESSVNPTQEKLSVSIETLLKFPRESVQTVGQSGSEHKLQSSSFSTSQADSLNNSVILSPHSLLSESNRNEEDSDTYSLDYVKPLQANHPIPQFEARLGNVLLNQTHIIPSNVNTQALSYNSDCKLPLPVEQEPLCSGNLLTVSLPQNIEPAISQPCPSTVSSQLLTMNKPENSATSSNSIGTGLSLGQRTRFHCVFETCTKHYSSYRSVTKHMRAVHSDFYEKWKVARTKIKITCAPTPSTSSVGLLSSVSLQADRVPTHGVQKHDINQSPSYTNMGTDFNYSTLANPILSSSAFKQNGAHLMANVVKTSIISQLGSDGHPVTAPSEVSEQIPNSGPSQVYPSKIQSVPQVNSTLATLPVTVPSCSMIGSSVNTPAESLNSLVMESRPLSVLSSYRNSAKEVDDFSPYKPHLHSSVVCLSKTPENTNTMSNNAQSNFPGPNCTSQKGSENQSRNDPAISENNPENQRQGRKNKGSKWPAIIKDGRFACCRCFRQFNSSKSFGGRLSKCPICKPYKESELNTELPRSFLDLLTSEQTVGSSQPQLFHQMKPHQSVTSVIAAAKDYPSPNYTQDNFTAYKSNDHILKQSIVDKSDQTPCALFAAGEYLPGSSVIQHTENVKLEREDKSYIMTSLPQPGNTFTEFPEPLLMQTLTENPPSSIPGSVSTKHMTPEDFHGERCHFETFQTPDIESNTVTKTLLPDSLATRDKQTEIQRKTTEQDVKKRLREQILAGDFQRRKSICHSGNSDLDTIFFGQICCPSNNSQPCALSHNTKSGSSREGQFEENWKITTQTSGEIERLLNTQSFTCFRETNTPKQETRTFTGIESNDPDPEPCQLSASQEQFMTEIQSAFERLNLVREISEQMSASVKQNNTTTNSRMGPTKTDSRRSVSSTLIKPFACEIGNCTFSSMSSEALWKHLSKTHNYTLDMVNEVKKMYGQYAPFKCQECSKTYTRNSNLRTHYQSVHRSYKPAEENAHLDFKQRLSKASASATTQNWPVGKNQIPVAQHTISSHKSPESGTHLYLHQDAVIPDYQSQSFGRCHNADITYNTFQDNFSTVINSLQVAPTQTQTLTPPVSAKTSTTTDFQSVQARISANQSSHEQQRSLLKLSSQSVMGQQVGTNSAKVSATLTQALSVTQPKGLPWLDKPTVCNRQSNKSSSGDVISPYRPYQCVHQGCVAAFTVQHNLILHYRAVHQSALSTLEVNKEQCQPEVLDEIMGHDEAQELKFTHISEFRCQIKDCCCVFQEVPTLFQHYLQLHKLSLDHIGNLLSGIKYGKFACGHQGCTESFIAIWTYIGHLKKMHKDVKLARPEQVNGSFKCEIEGCDRSYATRSNLLRHVMKKHQDTYQSTLKNQQIKEEQTKPNSKTLRYQITKASNGKENIESNKEILLRESNIKRFSKSKSSHWVKYGKPSLKSKVEASAMCTKKFPLQYPCMIKACESVMKSERSIMKHYVGHGLPEKYLEQQRSHFIFCKKFPRQKCHSIRSDDSKSDNTSDLSDPEITSDLGMEGGEYRYSKPVLRRRTSTGLPVALFDNKLSNNDSDGPMVLKRKRGRPRKLIEKMVECKKIARTKKTDVVHSRDEETDSSSAVVMQEERMEQSTSLALFKPMGFEMSFLKFLEQSSKTEHSPLSKVIVSDIWKNPSRLNTKDICVTFSNRQNLKSLSKVRINLDANSSGVTDLTLKQLQDMQPTVVLQKNDLCFCF